Proteins encoded in a region of the Paenibacillus sp. E222 genome:
- a CDS encoding NADH-dependent flavin oxidoreductase — translation MNPKYSPMFEQVSLPSGITLKNRIVLAPMTHMSSNPDGTVSDAELAYYARRTGGAGMSVTAVTHVTPNGIGFPAQFGSYDDSFIPGLKRLADTIKQQGSKAVLQIFHAGRLTPEQAVPAGQVAAPSAVASERPGSPVPRELSDDEITSIIKDFGEATRRAIEAGFDGVEIHGANGYLIQQFFSPHSNRREDRWGGSIEKRLTFPLAVVDEVQKVVAAHTKLPFIVGYRFSPEEPETPGLTMEETYALVDALKDKNLDYLHVSLNEFWSKPRRGEADTRSRIEFILDRVDGKLPVIGVGAIHTADEAVEALQSGVSLLAIGRELIIEPDWVEKIESGREEDIETILTKSDQERLVIPDGLWNAIIHTPGWFPMADDK, via the coding sequence ATGAATCCAAAGTATAGCCCAATGTTTGAACAAGTTTCACTGCCAAGCGGCATTACACTGAAAAACCGGATCGTGCTCGCTCCCATGACTCATATGTCATCGAATCCCGATGGTACTGTATCAGACGCTGAACTTGCTTATTATGCACGTCGTACCGGCGGTGCTGGTATGTCTGTTACAGCGGTAACTCATGTAACTCCGAATGGAATTGGTTTTCCGGCTCAATTTGGTAGCTATGATGATAGCTTTATTCCCGGTCTGAAACGTCTGGCCGATACGATTAAGCAGCAAGGTTCCAAAGCCGTACTGCAAATCTTCCATGCAGGTCGTCTCACGCCAGAACAAGCGGTACCAGCGGGTCAAGTCGCCGCTCCAAGTGCTGTTGCCAGTGAGCGTCCCGGATCTCCTGTACCAAGAGAGCTGTCTGATGACGAAATTACGTCCATCATCAAAGACTTTGGAGAAGCAACCCGCCGCGCCATTGAAGCTGGATTCGACGGTGTTGAGATTCATGGTGCGAACGGTTATCTGATTCAGCAGTTCTTCTCTCCGCATTCCAACCGACGTGAAGATCGTTGGGGTGGAAGCATCGAGAAACGTCTCACATTCCCACTGGCTGTGGTGGATGAAGTCCAGAAGGTGGTAGCTGCACATACGAAACTGCCGTTTATCGTTGGATACCGTTTCTCACCAGAAGAGCCGGAAACACCGGGACTGACCATGGAAGAGACGTATGCATTGGTGGATGCGCTGAAAGATAAAAATCTGGATTACCTGCATGTATCCCTCAACGAGTTCTGGTCCAAACCAAGACGAGGTGAAGCAGATACTCGCTCCAGAATTGAATTTATTCTTGACCGTGTGGATGGTAAACTGCCTGTGATTGGCGTAGGGGCCATCCATACCGCAGATGAGGCAGTTGAAGCTCTTCAAAGTGGTGTGTCACTGCTTGCCATTGGTCGTGAGCTGATTATCGAGCCTGACTGGGTTGAGAAAATCGAAAGCGGACGTGAGGAAGATATCGAGACGATTCTCACCAAATCGGATCAGGAACGTCTGGTTATCCCTGACGGTCTGTGGAATGCAATCATCCACACACCGGGCTGGTTCCCTATGGCTGACGATAAATAA
- a CDS encoding SOS response-associated peptidase: MCNRFSLAADLDEVRDHFKIERVMYYYKNRYNISPTQHTPIILHQDGERVLDEFRWGFIPFWGRDAVNANLMTVHENPAYYKLVETKRCVIPCNGLYYWRQEGKKSYAVRVVMPDRGLFGIAGLYEVWKDTRKQPLRTCTMLMAGANMVTREFGSKMPAILSEEEINTWLDPANTRVTQLLPLLKSYNSTEMNLYPVTPMVANDEHDCYECVEEMDQKLAYVRSF; the protein is encoded by the coding sequence ATGTGTAACCGTTTTTCATTGGCAGCGGATTTGGATGAGGTCAGGGATCATTTTAAAATTGAACGGGTGATGTATTATTACAAAAACCGTTACAATATCAGCCCAACCCAGCATACACCGATTATTTTGCATCAGGATGGTGAGCGGGTATTGGACGAATTTCGATGGGGATTCATTCCGTTCTGGGGACGCGATGCAGTCAACGCCAACCTCATGACAGTGCATGAGAATCCAGCCTACTATAAGCTGGTAGAGACGAAGCGTTGTGTGATCCCATGCAATGGTTTGTATTACTGGCGTCAGGAAGGCAAGAAAAGCTATGCGGTGCGTGTCGTTATGCCCGATCGCGGATTGTTTGGCATTGCGGGATTATACGAGGTCTGGAAAGATACGCGCAAACAACCACTGCGTACCTGCACGATGCTGATGGCGGGTGCGAACATGGTTACACGGGAGTTTGGCAGCAAAATGCCGGCGATTCTGTCTGAAGAAGAGATCAATACCTGGCTGGATCCGGCGAACACACGCGTGACCCAGCTGCTGCCGTTGTTGAAATCCTACAACAGTACAGAGATGAATCTGTATCCGGTTACTCCGATGGTAGCCAATGATGAGCATGACTGTTATGAATGTGTGGAAGAGATGGACCAGAAGCTGGCATACGTACGCAGTTTCTAA
- a CDS encoding beta-galactosidase, with translation MNQNRPVQMGVDYYPEHWDPHLWEQDAKLMADSGVRIVRVGEFAWSRMEPADGQFEWSWLDQALDTLHRNGLQVVIGTPTMTPPRWLIDKCPDILPVLPSGQLYHEGVRGHRCYNSPSMRTYSARIVQKLSERYVRHPAVIGWQTDNEFSFTDCQCTACSEAFREWVRTRYNTLEQLNQAWGTVVWSGEYSDWEQVTPPYGGSPFQNPSFLLDYSRFQSDSIVAFQTMQIEIIRHNCPDHFVTHNFHSYPQKADQYKIGQDLDFASFDYYPNPSPNKTDTAPYSGALSLDLTRGIKRRNFWIMEQLSGPPGCWFPMWRTPQPGFLRAYSWQTIARGADAVVHFRWRSATIGAEQFWHGLIDHSNVPGRRFKEFQQLCTEVNSLGERLQGSTLQNEVAILHSHDQLNALRIQPQAEGLEYYENIKVWHRALAKWGISTDVIHSSEALDGYKIIIAPHLYLLDENTAERLQAFAADGGILVLTHRTGVKNDNNRCVMASLPGMLSACSGVRVTEYDPVGGDQIQIRDEKSNIYTASQWADVLELDTAQAIAVYADQFYAESAAVTQNNWGKGAVYYVATQPDEAYLSQLLRTIAEQCGLSEIHSLPDGVQVTTRSGPNGTFRFILNLSPESVSIPLQASYTSALDGTIKGTRLELGPYDIEILEIQ, from the coding sequence ATGAACCAAAACCGACCTGTTCAAATGGGCGTTGATTATTATCCCGAACATTGGGACCCTCATCTGTGGGAACAGGATGCCAAATTAATGGCCGATAGTGGTGTACGTATTGTACGTGTGGGTGAATTCGCCTGGAGCCGAATGGAGCCTGCCGATGGGCAATTCGAATGGTCATGGCTGGATCAGGCGCTCGATACCCTTCATCGTAACGGGCTTCAGGTGGTGATCGGCACACCAACGATGACACCTCCGCGCTGGCTCATCGACAAGTGTCCCGATATTCTGCCAGTGCTGCCAAGTGGACAGCTGTACCATGAAGGAGTTCGCGGCCATCGCTGTTATAACAGTCCGAGCATGCGAACGTACAGTGCACGAATTGTTCAGAAGCTGAGCGAGCGATATGTAAGACATCCGGCTGTAATTGGCTGGCAGACCGATAATGAATTCAGTTTCACAGATTGTCAGTGCACTGCATGTTCTGAGGCTTTTCGCGAATGGGTTCGTACCCGTTACAATACACTAGAGCAGCTCAACCAGGCTTGGGGTACCGTTGTCTGGAGTGGAGAATACAGCGATTGGGAACAGGTGACCCCACCCTATGGCGGCTCTCCGTTTCAGAATCCTTCGTTCCTGCTGGACTACTCCCGTTTTCAGTCGGATTCCATTGTAGCTTTTCAAACCATGCAAATCGAGATCATTCGGCATAACTGTCCAGATCATTTTGTCACTCATAATTTTCATAGCTATCCGCAAAAGGCAGATCAATATAAAATCGGTCAGGATCTGGATTTCGCTTCTTTTGATTACTATCCCAACCCTTCACCGAACAAAACAGACACCGCACCTTACAGTGGCGCATTGTCTTTAGATCTGACACGTGGCATCAAACGCCGCAATTTCTGGATCATGGAGCAGCTAAGCGGACCTCCGGGATGCTGGTTTCCAATGTGGCGCACACCACAGCCCGGCTTCTTGCGTGCTTACTCATGGCAGACTATCGCCCGTGGAGCAGATGCGGTCGTGCATTTCCGCTGGCGCAGTGCCACTATTGGAGCAGAACAGTTCTGGCATGGACTGATTGATCACAGCAATGTTCCAGGGCGACGGTTCAAGGAGTTCCAGCAACTGTGTACCGAAGTGAACAGTCTGGGTGAACGCCTGCAAGGCTCTACATTGCAGAACGAAGTGGCCATCCTGCATTCGCATGATCAGTTAAACGCTCTACGAATTCAGCCACAGGCCGAAGGTCTGGAGTACTACGAAAATATTAAAGTATGGCATCGTGCCTTGGCCAAATGGGGAATCAGTACAGATGTTATCCATTCCTCGGAAGCGCTGGATGGCTACAAAATCATCATCGCTCCGCATTTGTATTTGCTGGACGAGAACACCGCGGAACGTCTGCAAGCTTTTGCAGCGGATGGTGGCATATTGGTCTTAACGCATCGCACTGGTGTCAAAAACGATAACAACCGCTGTGTCATGGCGTCACTTCCAGGTATGTTATCTGCCTGCTCGGGCGTGCGTGTTACCGAATATGATCCCGTCGGTGGTGACCAAATTCAGATTCGGGACGAGAAGAGCAACATATATACTGCTTCACAATGGGCTGATGTGTTGGAACTGGACACGGCACAGGCGATTGCGGTTTATGCGGATCAATTTTATGCCGAAAGTGCGGCTGTCACCCAAAACAACTGGGGTAAAGGTGCTGTCTATTATGTAGCGACCCAGCCGGACGAAGCTTACCTGAGCCAGTTATTGCGAACCATCGCTGAACAATGTGGCCTCTCCGAGATTCATTCTCTGCCAGACGGTGTCCAGGTGACAACTCGCTCAGGACCGAATGGAACGTTTCGTTTTATCCTGAATTTAAGTCCTGAATCTGTCTCCATTCCGTTGCAAGCATCATACACCAGTGCCTTGGATGGAACTATAAAGGGAACTCGATTGGAACTGGGGCCGTATGATATCGAAATCCTGGAGATTCAATAA
- a CDS encoding DeoR/GlpR family DNA-binding transcription regulator, protein MLVAERYEKIVEWVDAQGSMRVTELSERCGVTEETIRRDLDKLEQAGRLRRSHGGAVSVKYKEEGQSEIPYPERAVTHAEEKRRIADEAVKMVEPGDRIALDASTTAWYMAAGLPNIPLTVLTNSIKVAAELSNKEQIRVIATGGQLASKSLSFVGPLAERSLDAYHVDKVFLSCKGVHLTKGISESNELQALVKQKMISIADEVILLADSSKFGVQAFTRVAELGSVAKVITDLGLVEEQVNALNEQSIACVRV, encoded by the coding sequence ATGCTCGTGGCTGAACGTTATGAGAAAATTGTGGAATGGGTAGATGCACAGGGAAGTATGCGTGTAACCGAGCTTAGTGAGCGCTGCGGCGTAACGGAAGAGACAATCCGTCGTGATCTGGACAAGCTGGAGCAGGCGGGAAGGCTCAGACGTTCCCATGGCGGGGCTGTCAGCGTAAAATATAAAGAAGAGGGGCAGTCGGAAATCCCTTATCCGGAGCGGGCTGTAACTCATGCAGAAGAGAAACGCAGAATTGCGGACGAAGCGGTGAAAATGGTAGAGCCTGGTGACCGGATCGCGCTGGATGCCAGTACAACGGCGTGGTATATGGCAGCAGGTCTGCCAAACATACCACTCACTGTGTTAACCAACTCCATTAAGGTCGCGGCGGAGCTGAGTAACAAGGAACAGATCCGTGTAATCGCGACAGGCGGGCAGCTTGCATCAAAGTCCCTGTCATTTGTAGGGCCGCTTGCTGAACGTTCGCTTGATGCTTATCATGTGGATAAAGTTTTCTTATCCTGCAAAGGTGTACATCTGACCAAGGGTATCAGTGAGTCGAATGAATTGCAGGCGCTGGTGAAGCAGAAGATGATCAGCATCGCTGATGAAGTTATTTTGCTGGCAGATTCGAGCAAGTTTGGCGTGCAGGCTTTTACAAGAGTGGCGGAGCTCGGCAGTGTGGCAAAAGTAATAACGGATCTGGGCTTAGTGGAAGAGCAGGTTAACGCACTGAATGAACAATCTATAGCATGTGTCCGTGTCTAA
- a CDS encoding OsmC family protein translates to MKHPFHLKATWNGGRNSEGHIDAGGLKTVISIPQEMGGPGTGTNPDEMLLGAASTCYLITLAAMLERSDITPDELTLESEATVDVTNNVFTYERIIHRPRIVLKADASDADVTKAERLAHKAEESCMISRAVAGNVALETQPVIITAGVNAV, encoded by the coding sequence ATGAAACATCCTTTTCACCTGAAAGCTACTTGGAATGGTGGACGTAACAGTGAAGGGCATATTGATGCGGGCGGGTTAAAAACAGTCATTTCGATTCCACAGGAGATGGGTGGTCCGGGTACCGGTACCAATCCGGATGAAATGCTGCTGGGTGCAGCTTCCACCTGTTATTTAATTACGCTGGCAGCAATGCTGGAGCGATCGGATATTACACCGGATGAGCTGACACTGGAGTCCGAAGCGACGGTCGATGTTACCAATAACGTATTTACGTACGAACGGATCATACACAGACCTCGCATTGTGCTCAAAGCTGACGCATCTGATGCTGATGTAACGAAGGCAGAGCGCTTGGCACATAAAGCAGAAGAGTCCTGCATGATCTCCAGAGCGGTAGCAGGTAACGTTGCCCTCGAGACACAGCCAGTGATTATAACAGCAGGGGTTAACGCGGTGTGA
- the hxlA gene encoding 3-hexulose-6-phosphate synthase, with protein sequence MKLQLALDLVNIPEGIALVKEVEQYIDIVEIGTPIVINEGLHAVKAMKEAFPNLQVLADLKIMDAGGYEIMKAAEAGADLITVLGATNDSTIKGAVAEAKKQNKQVLVDMINVPNLEQRAREVDSLGVDYICVHTGYDLQAEGQSPFEDLQTIKQAVKNAKTAVAGGIKLETLPEVIKAQPDLVIVGGGITGQADKAKVAAEMQRLVQQG encoded by the coding sequence GTGAAATTGCAATTGGCGCTGGACTTGGTAAACATCCCTGAAGGTATTGCACTTGTTAAAGAAGTTGAACAATATATTGATATCGTTGAGATTGGTACGCCAATCGTTATTAATGAAGGACTGCATGCGGTTAAAGCGATGAAAGAAGCCTTTCCTAATCTGCAAGTACTCGCCGATCTGAAAATTATGGACGCGGGTGGTTATGAAATCATGAAAGCAGCTGAGGCTGGTGCGGATCTGATCACTGTGCTTGGGGCAACCAATGATAGTACGATCAAAGGTGCAGTAGCAGAAGCGAAGAAACAAAACAAACAAGTTCTTGTGGACATGATCAACGTGCCTAACCTTGAACAGCGTGCTCGTGAAGTTGATTCGCTTGGCGTAGATTACATCTGTGTACACACAGGTTATGACCTGCAAGCTGAAGGACAAAGCCCGTTCGAAGATCTGCAAACGATCAAACAAGCCGTAAAAAATGCAAAAACAGCTGTAGCTGGTGGCATCAAGCTGGAAACATTGCCTGAAGTGATTAAAGCACAACCCGATCTGGTAATTGTGGGTGGCGGTATTACGGGCCAAGCTGACAAAGCCAAAGTAGCAGCTGAGATGCAACGTCTGGTTCAACAAGGGTAA
- a CDS encoding AEC family transporter, whose amino-acid sequence MFNSFLLTLYHVFLPISLPVIGGILLKQFKNWDTRPLSTFSLYILSPALIFDTLLHAEITWTDVTGTFWFSIINLIALWALAELLSRVFHLGASEKAGLTLVSTFTNCVNYGLPLVLLAFGQLGLDKASVYVIGQMIIVNTVGIFFAARSEFTVKNAILSVFRMPSIYAASIAIILRASNLSLPVALDGGISILAAGYSPVVLAILGAQMLRPRGASEPWKPNVRKAFWTGLVVRLAAAPVLSYLILTALQIEGTLFSVLLILASMPTAVNAVILAEQFNASPQFVSRCILWTTAASMVILPIMIVMSS is encoded by the coding sequence TTGTTTAATTCATTTCTGCTCACGTTATATCATGTATTTCTGCCCATATCCCTTCCGGTAATCGGAGGCATTCTGCTAAAACAGTTCAAAAATTGGGACACTCGGCCGCTGTCGACCTTTTCCCTTTATATTTTGAGCCCTGCGCTTATCTTTGATACACTGCTGCATGCCGAAATTACATGGACAGACGTAACAGGCACGTTCTGGTTCTCTATCATCAATCTGATCGCCCTGTGGGCACTAGCTGAACTGCTGAGCCGAGTTTTCCATCTTGGGGCAAGCGAAAAAGCAGGACTTACCCTTGTCTCCACGTTTACGAACTGCGTGAATTATGGGCTCCCGCTTGTATTGCTTGCCTTTGGACAGCTTGGATTGGATAAAGCTTCGGTATATGTCATCGGACAGATGATCATTGTTAACACAGTAGGAATTTTTTTTGCTGCCAGATCTGAATTCACGGTCAAAAATGCGATTCTGTCCGTCTTCCGTATGCCTTCCATCTATGCTGCTTCGATAGCCATCATCCTGCGTGCATCCAATCTGAGCTTGCCAGTGGCACTGGATGGAGGCATCTCCATCCTCGCAGCCGGTTACTCCCCTGTCGTACTAGCCATTCTCGGTGCACAGATGCTAAGACCGCGCGGTGCCTCCGAACCTTGGAAACCCAACGTTCGCAAAGCATTCTGGACGGGGCTTGTCGTACGACTGGCCGCAGCGCCAGTACTCTCATATCTAATCCTGACTGCACTTCAGATTGAAGGAACGTTATTCAGTGTGCTGCTGATCCTGGCTTCCATGCCAACTGCAGTGAACGCAGTCATTTTGGCCGAGCAATTCAATGCATCTCCGCAGTTTGTGTCTCGCTGCATTCTGTGGACAACCGCTGCCTCCATGGTCATTCTGCCGATTATGATTGTGATGTCTTCCTGA
- a CDS encoding AraC family transcriptional regulator, which produces MRNHWFMPEPGYAGYACYPVAYGRYLDPEHKEHRPHGIREYNLHLVFNGQGEVRTEQGNVRLTAGQGFLYAPGQAQQYYADPTDPWDIGWIHLQAHDLERLLDLRNPDKVWLFSFSGEDHFEELHEQLCQLGAGYESVHEPKLSAVLYELLVELARNSESIEGASLLNHQDTIRSTADYIRRHCTHPLSLAEMADTAGYSMYYFNRMFKNIMGVPPGRYLLDCRIMVAKRMLVDSELSVKQIASQCGFTHSSYFIRMFRTYIGMTPQQFRSLYS; this is translated from the coding sequence ATGCGAAATCATTGGTTTATGCCGGAGCCAGGATATGCAGGGTATGCATGTTATCCGGTAGCCTACGGAAGATATCTTGATCCAGAGCACAAGGAACATCGTCCGCACGGAATACGGGAGTATAATCTGCATCTGGTTTTTAACGGACAGGGTGAAGTGAGGACCGAGCAGGGGAACGTCCGCTTAACGGCTGGACAAGGCTTTCTATATGCGCCGGGACAGGCACAGCAATATTATGCCGATCCAACTGATCCCTGGGATATCGGATGGATTCATCTGCAAGCTCACGATCTGGAGCGGCTGTTAGACTTGCGGAATCCGGATAAAGTGTGGCTATTTTCATTCTCTGGAGAGGACCATTTCGAGGAGTTGCATGAACAATTATGCCAGCTCGGTGCAGGTTATGAGAGTGTGCATGAACCGAAATTATCGGCGGTACTGTATGAGTTACTAGTTGAACTGGCACGGAATTCAGAGTCAATTGAAGGGGCGTCTTTACTGAACCATCAGGATACGATTCGTTCTACTGCTGATTATATTCGTCGTCACTGCACACACCCGTTAAGTCTTGCTGAAATGGCGGATACTGCGGGATACAGCATGTATTATTTTAATCGCATGTTCAAGAACATCATGGGGGTTCCGCCGGGCAGATATCTGCTGGATTGCCGCATTATGGTCGCAAAAAGAATGCTCGTAGACTCGGAATTATCCGTGAAACAAATTGCTTCTCAGTGCGGATTTACACACAGCAGTTATTTTATTCGTATGTTTCGGACCTATATCGGGATGACACCGCAGCAATTTAGATCATTGTACAGTTAG
- a CDS encoding DUF2062 domain-containing protein, whose translation MNLQKSKNSRFARLTRALKLNFLKLLRAPGGAHKVSTGFALGFGLELIVISTASLVYLVFYPIVRLSGGSLPAAIVGNVVGKLTFLPIILMPLAKQIGSWILPAHSMGQGLVHESAFMELFRGNWSALSELLLGGLDILAGMSVFGVILGVISYFVVKFFYVRALKRRFERRLEKRKQAAMSSNPAPVLIRKTSQS comes from the coding sequence ATGAACCTACAGAAAAGCAAAAACTCACGTTTTGCGCGTTTAACACGTGCTTTGAAGCTTAATTTTCTCAAATTGTTACGTGCTCCCGGCGGGGCACATAAAGTATCTACCGGCTTTGCTTTGGGTTTTGGTCTGGAACTGATCGTCATTTCGACAGCGTCACTGGTATATCTCGTGTTCTATCCCATTGTACGTTTGTCCGGTGGCTCGCTGCCAGCGGCTATTGTGGGCAACGTGGTCGGCAAGCTAACGTTCCTGCCCATCATATTGATGCCGCTTGCCAAGCAAATCGGTTCCTGGATATTGCCGGCGCACAGCATGGGGCAGGGGCTTGTTCATGAGAGTGCCTTTATGGAGCTGTTTCGCGGCAACTGGTCCGCGCTAAGTGAACTTTTGCTGGGTGGTCTGGATATTTTGGCAGGCATGTCCGTCTTTGGAGTCATCCTGGGTGTTATTTCTTACTTTGTCGTTAAGTTTTTTTATGTCAGAGCACTTAAACGCCGCTTTGAACGCCGGTTGGAGAAACGCAAGCAGGCAGCAATGTCTTCAAATCCAGCTCCCGTGCTGATCAGGAAGACATCACAATCATAA
- a CDS encoding lactonase family protein has protein sequence MSESKRLLVLVGSYAEAENEGIYAYELNEDTGNLSKLDGISGVKNPTFVNVDAEGNKLYAIGETASAEGNKMSEAVALSIDPSTGKLSLLNRHDSISAPPCHIQRDPSGRYLILSSYHGGLVGLQALTDNGEVGVLLDEKKHEGKGAHPERQDKPHVHSAFFSPDGKYMMVQDLGADKIAIYSIDADKNELVLHSETKTHPGAGPRHLAFHPNGQFAYVINEVDSSITTFRYDAAAGTLTEVSTVSTLPDGYDGSENTTAEIAVSNDGRFVYGSNRGHDSIVVFAVDAETGHLKLVEHVSAEGEHPRHFALTPNGKLLIAANRDTNNIVSFTVDQESGRLKYTGHSTGVSKPVCVKPVYL, from the coding sequence ATGAGTGAATCAAAACGCTTGCTCGTATTGGTCGGCTCTTATGCCGAAGCGGAAAATGAGGGCATTTACGCATATGAATTGAATGAGGATACAGGTAACCTCTCCAAGCTTGACGGCATCTCGGGCGTGAAAAATCCAACGTTTGTAAACGTGGATGCTGAAGGTAACAAACTGTATGCGATCGGTGAAACGGCGTCTGCCGAAGGTAATAAAATGTCTGAAGCTGTAGCTCTGAGCATTGATCCTTCTACAGGAAAATTGTCGTTGCTGAATCGTCATGACTCCATTTCGGCTCCGCCATGTCATATCCAACGTGATCCTTCCGGACGTTACTTGATCCTTTCCAGCTACCACGGTGGTCTGGTGGGTCTGCAAGCCCTGACGGATAACGGTGAAGTTGGCGTGCTTCTGGATGAGAAGAAACATGAAGGTAAAGGTGCGCATCCTGAGCGTCAGGACAAGCCGCATGTGCATTCCGCGTTCTTCAGCCCGGATGGCAAATACATGATGGTACAGGATTTGGGTGCGGATAAAATCGCAATCTACTCCATTGATGCAGACAAGAACGAACTCGTACTGCACAGTGAAACCAAAACACATCCGGGTGCAGGACCTCGTCACTTGGCATTCCATCCGAACGGTCAATTCGCCTATGTTATTAACGAAGTGGATTCTTCTATTACGACTTTCCGTTATGATGCAGCAGCAGGCACGTTGACAGAGGTTTCCACCGTGTCCACATTGCCTGACGGCTATGACGGCAGTGAGAACACAACAGCTGAAATCGCCGTATCCAACGATGGTCGTTTCGTATATGGTTCGAACCGCGGGCATGACAGCATCGTGGTATTCGCAGTAGACGCCGAAACAGGACATTTGAAACTGGTTGAGCATGTATCTGCTGAGGGTGAACACCCACGTCACTTTGCTTTGACTCCGAATGGCAAACTGTTGATCGCAGCTAACCGTGATACCAACAATATCGTTTCCTTTACAGTAGATCAGGAGAGCGGACGTTTGAAATACACAGGTCACAGCACAGGTGTATCCAAGCCGGTATGCGTGAAACCTGTTTATCTGTAA